In one Deltaproteobacteria bacterium genomic region, the following are encoded:
- the fusA gene encoding elongation factor G, giving the protein MPRLYPLQRVRNIGIMAHIDAGKTTTTERILYYTGVSHKIGEVHEGTATMDWMEQEQERGITITSAATTCFWKDHRINIIDTPGHVDFTIEVERSLKILDGAVAVFCAVGGVEPQSETVWRQADRYKVPRIAFVNKMDRIGAEFDRVVSEIEKRLDAHPVPIQLPIGSEDKYRGHIDLVEMKAVLFDDESLGAKYHVEDIPADLQDEADMGRERLLESVAEFDDHLLEDYLEGKELDTAQIKKALHKATVAIKIVPVLCGTAFKNKGVQPLLDAVVEYLPSPVEVPAIRGLNEKGEEVERPADDDAPFAALAFKIMTDPYVGQLTFLRVYSGTLEAGSHVYNSVKGRKERLGRLLRMHANKREDLDQCYAGDIVAAVGLRGTTTGDTLSLANDPVVLEKMEFPDPVIDIAIEPKTKADQEKLGVALQKLAVEDPSFRVRTDEETGQTLIAGMGELHLEIIVDRLQREFKVGANVGKPQVAYRETITREVESEGRFVRQSGGRGQYGHVRLRLRPRQPGEGFEFVNGIVGGVVPKEYIPAVKKGVEEALQAGPLAGYPMVDVEVELYDGSYHDVDSSEMAFKVAGSMGFKAGTQKARPVLLEPVMATEVVTPEEFMGDVIGDINSRRGRIQGMDPRGSVQVIRAMVPLAAMFGYATDLRSTTQGRATYTMQFDHYEEVPKSVSDEIIARVRGTG; this is encoded by the coding sequence GTGCCCCGCCTGTACCCACTCCAGAGAGTTCGCAACATCGGCATCATGGCCCACATCGATGCCGGGAAGACGACGACGACTGAGCGTATCCTGTACTACACCGGCGTCTCGCATAAGATCGGTGAGGTCCATGAGGGCACGGCCACCATGGACTGGATGGAGCAGGAGCAGGAGCGTGGCATCACGATCACCTCCGCTGCGACCACCTGCTTCTGGAAAGACCACCGGATCAACATCATCGACACCCCGGGGCACGTCGACTTCACCATCGAGGTGGAGCGCTCCCTGAAGATCCTCGATGGTGCCGTGGCCGTCTTCTGCGCCGTCGGCGGCGTGGAGCCCCAGTCCGAGACCGTCTGGCGCCAGGCCGACCGGTACAAGGTTCCGCGGATCGCCTTCGTCAACAAGATGGACCGCATCGGCGCCGAGTTCGATCGGGTCGTCTCCGAGATCGAGAAGCGCCTCGACGCTCACCCGGTGCCGATCCAGCTGCCGATCGGGTCCGAGGACAAGTACCGGGGCCACATCGACCTCGTGGAGATGAAGGCCGTCCTCTTCGACGACGAGTCCCTCGGGGCGAAGTACCACGTCGAGGACATCCCGGCGGACCTCCAGGACGAGGCCGACATGGGCCGTGAGCGGCTCCTCGAGTCGGTCGCCGAGTTCGACGATCACCTCCTCGAGGACTACCTCGAGGGCAAGGAGCTCGACACGGCGCAGATCAAGAAGGCGCTCCACAAGGCCACCGTGGCCATCAAGATCGTGCCGGTCCTCTGCGGCACCGCCTTCAAGAACAAGGGCGTGCAGCCCCTCCTCGACGCCGTCGTGGAGTACCTCCCCTCGCCGGTCGAGGTCCCCGCCATCCGGGGCCTGAACGAGAAGGGCGAGGAGGTCGAGCGGCCCGCCGACGACGACGCCCCCTTCGCGGCGCTGGCGTTCAAGATCATGACCGACCCCTACGTCGGTCAGCTGACCTTCCTGCGGGTCTACTCGGGCACGCTCGAGGCCGGCAGCCACGTGTACAACTCCGTGAAGGGCCGCAAGGAGCGCCTCGGGCGCCTCCTGCGCATGCACGCCAACAAGCGGGAAGACCTCGATCAGTGCTACGCCGGCGACATCGTCGCCGCCGTGGGCCTCCGGGGCACCACCACTGGCGACACCCTCTCGCTGGCCAACGACCCGGTCGTCCTCGAGAAGATGGAGTTCCCGGATCCGGTCATCGACATCGCGATCGAGCCGAAGACCAAGGCCGACCAGGAGAAGCTCGGCGTCGCCCTGCAGAAGCTGGCCGTCGAGGATCCCTCCTTCCGCGTCCGCACGGACGAGGAGACCGGCCAGACCCTGATCGCCGGCATGGGCGAGCTCCACCTCGAGATCATCGTCGACCGCCTCCAGCGCGAGTTCAAGGTCGGCGCCAACGTGGGTAAGCCCCAGGTGGCCTACCGCGAGACGATCACCCGCGAGGTCGAGTCCGAGGGCCGCTTCGTCCGCCAGTCCGGCGGCCGGGGCCAGTACGGGCACGTCCGGCTCCGCCTCCGGCCCCGCCAGCCCGGCGAGGGCTTCGAGTTCGTCAACGGCATCGTCGGCGGCGTGGTCCCCAAGGAGTACATCCCGGCGGTCAAGAAGGGCGTCGAAGAGGCCCTGCAGGCCGGCCCCCTCGCGGGCTACCCCATGGTCGACGTCGAGGTCGAGCTCTACGACGGCAGCTACCACGACGTGGACTCCTCCGAGATGGCCTTCAAGGTCGCGGGATCCATGGGTTTCAAGGCCGGCACCCAGAAGGCCCGCCCGGTGCTCCTCGAGCCCGTGATGGCCACCGAGGTCGTCACCCCCGAGGAGTTCATGGGCGACGTCATCGGCGACATCAACTCCCGGCGGGGCCGGATCCAGGGCATGGATCCCCGGGGTTCCGTCCAGGTGATCCGGGCCATGGTGCCCCTGGCGGCCATGTTCGGGTACGCCACCGACCTGCGGTCCACCACCCAGGGGCGGGCCACCTACACCATGCAGTTCGACCACTACGAAGAAGTCCCCAAGAGCGTGAGTGACGAGATCATTGCGCGAGTCCGCGGGACAGGCTAA
- the rpsG gene encoding 30S ribosomal protein S7: MPRRREVPKRPVDPDPKFGDRLVAKFIRSLMLDGKKSVAERICYDAFDIMVRKSGEEPLRTFKKALDNVKPVVEVKSRRVGGATYQVPVEVRPDRRVALAMRWINSYAKARGERTMADRLAAELLDAAANRGAAVKKREDTHRMAEANKAFSHYRW; encoded by the coding sequence ATGCCTCGTCGTCGCGAAGTTCCCAAGCGCCCGGTCGATCCCGATCCCAAGTTCGGCGATCGCCTGGTGGCCAAGTTCATCCGTTCGCTCATGCTGGACGGCAAGAAGTCCGTGGCGGAGCGCATCTGCTACGACGCCTTCGACATCATGGTGCGCAAGAGCGGCGAGGAGCCCCTGCGCACCTTCAAGAAGGCGCTCGACAACGTGAAGCCCGTCGTCGAGGTGAAGTCCCGCCGCGTCGGTGGCGCCACCTACCAGGTCCCGGTCGAGGTTCGCCCCGATCGCCGCGTGGCCCTGGCCATGCGCTGGATCAACAGCTACGCCAAGGCCCGCGGTGAGCGGACCATGGCTGACCGCCTGGCGGCCGAGCTCCTCGACGCCGCCGCCAACCGCGGTGCCGCCGTGAAGAAGCGTGAGGACACGCATCGCATGGCGGAGGCCAACAAGGCCTTCTCGCATTATCGCTGGTAA
- the rpsL gene encoding 30S ribosomal protein S12 produces MPTIEQLIRKGRSRLKAKEKAPALQKCPQKRGVCTRVVTTTPKKPNSALRKVARVRLTTGIEVTSYIPGEGHNLQEHSVVLIRGGRVKDLPGVRYHIVRGTLDAVGVQDRRQGRSKYGAKKPN; encoded by the coding sequence ATGCCTACGATCGAACAGCTCATTCGCAAGGGCCGCAGCCGCCTGAAGGCCAAGGAGAAGGCTCCGGCGCTCCAGAAGTGCCCGCAGAAGCGTGGCGTGTGCACCCGCGTGGTCACCACCACCCCCAAGAAGCCCAACTCGGCCCTCCGGAAGGTGGCTCGTGTTCGGCTGACCACCGGCATCGAGGTCACCTCCTACATCCCGGGTGAGGGCCACAACCTCCAGGAGCACTCCGTGGTGCTCATCCGTGGCGGTCGTGTGAAGGATCTCCCCGGCGTCCGCTACCACATCGTTCGCGGCACCCTCGACGCGGTCGGCGTCCAGGATCGCCGCCAGGGCCGGTCGAAGTACGGCGCGAAGAAGCCCAACTAG